The following proteins are co-located in the Oceanimonas sp. GK1 genome:
- a CDS encoding HU family DNA-binding protein, which produces MNKSQLIDRIADGADITKASAGRALDAFVEAITETLKDGDSVSLVGFGTFEVRERAARTGRNPQTGATIEIAAAKTPAFKAGKALKDAVN; this is translated from the coding sequence GTGAATAAATCTCAACTGATTGACAGAATCGCCGACGGCGCCGACATCACCAAGGCCTCTGCCGGCCGTGCGCTGGACGCCTTCGTGGAAGCGATTACCGAAACCCTGAAAGACGGTGACTCTGTCTCTCTGGTTGGCTTTGGCACCTTTGAAGTACGCGAGCGTGCCGCCCGTACCGGCCGTAACCCGCAAACCGGCGCCACCATTGAAATTGCCGCTGCCAAGACCCCGGCCTTCAAGGCCGGCAAGGCACTGAAAGACGCCGTTAACTGA
- a CDS encoding SurA N-terminal domain-containing protein, translating to MFFDKLRAGAQGTTSKIILGAIILSFALAGVGSYVTRPVQEVAAVVNGDEILAQTLENAYRNERARLESQLGEQFSQLLADPAYVAQIRRSVLEQLVEQQLIDQKIAELGLRASDDQVRNAIRALPEFQVDGRFDNDRYLQLLSRNNLSPEQLRDSIRQDLNRQMLLNAVVGSAFSLQSEAGLLDRLTRQQRSASLVRLPLAQFEAGAEVSEEEAQAWYQAHPERFQRPEQVKLNYVLLNANTVSAADIDPQAIADYYAANQASYTQAEQRRVAHIMVSKGEGAEARIQAIAERLAAGEDFAELAKTESDDTFTGADGGELDWMEAGTLDPAFDQAAFDLTEAGDLSGVVESEFGLHLIKLLDIRPAQTRPLAEVRDAIAERLAADQAGDDFYQREQRLAELAFEFPDALDMAADELGLTVHSTDFVSADALPDELQDPRLVGKAFSVELREQRMNSDLIELGDNQASVIRVLDYRPAAVRDFDEVKAEARALALKDKAAELAQQAAAELEQVWAEGGIDGWLAERELTVTELADVTRESAQDPALLNALFAMPAPAEQPSLRTVTLMGGDLAVLRLNAVTTPDSPSDQLALVRQGQGRVQGQRDYQSLIAALKAAAEIEYRQLESEDDSFF from the coding sequence ATGTTTTTTGACAAATTGAGAGCGGGGGCCCAGGGCACCACCTCCAAGATCATACTGGGCGCCATCATATTGTCCTTCGCCCTGGCCGGCGTGGGCAGCTACGTCACCCGTCCGGTCCAGGAAGTGGCTGCCGTGGTCAACGGCGACGAGATCCTGGCCCAGACCCTGGAAAACGCCTACCGCAACGAGCGCGCCCGCCTTGAAAGCCAGCTGGGTGAGCAGTTCAGCCAGCTGCTGGCCGATCCCGCCTACGTGGCGCAAATTCGCCGCTCGGTGCTGGAGCAACTGGTGGAGCAACAGCTGATCGACCAGAAAATTGCCGAGCTGGGGCTGCGTGCCAGCGATGACCAGGTGCGTAACGCCATTCGCGCCCTGCCGGAATTTCAGGTAGACGGCCGTTTCGACAACGACCGCTACCTGCAACTGCTGAGCCGCAACAACCTGAGCCCGGAGCAACTGCGCGACAGCATTCGCCAGGATCTGAACCGCCAGATGCTGCTCAATGCCGTGGTCGGCTCTGCATTTTCGCTGCAGAGCGAGGCTGGTCTGCTGGACCGTCTGACCCGCCAGCAGCGCAGTGCCAGCCTGGTACGCCTGCCGCTGGCGCAGTTTGAAGCCGGCGCCGAGGTGAGCGAGGAAGAGGCACAGGCCTGGTATCAGGCACACCCGGAGCGCTTCCAGCGTCCCGAACAGGTGAAGCTCAACTATGTGCTGCTCAATGCCAACACCGTCTCTGCCGCGGATATCGACCCCCAGGCCATTGCAGATTATTACGCCGCCAACCAGGCCAGCTATACCCAAGCCGAGCAGCGTCGGGTGGCCCATATCATGGTGAGCAAGGGGGAGGGGGCCGAAGCGCGCATTCAGGCCATTGCCGAACGGCTGGCGGCGGGCGAAGACTTTGCCGAGCTGGCCAAAACCGAGTCGGATGACACCTTTACCGGTGCCGACGGCGGCGAGCTGGACTGGATGGAAGCCGGCACCCTGGATCCCGCCTTTGACCAGGCTGCCTTTGACCTGACCGAGGCCGGCGACCTGTCCGGCGTGGTGGAAAGCGAATTTGGCCTGCACCTGATCAAGCTGCTGGACATTCGTCCGGCCCAGACCAGGCCGTTGGCAGAGGTGCGTGACGCCATTGCCGAGCGGCTGGCCGCCGATCAGGCCGGAGACGACTTCTACCAGCGTGAGCAGCGACTGGCGGAGCTGGCGTTCGAGTTTCCCGACGCCCTCGACATGGCCGCCGACGAGCTGGGTCTGACCGTACACTCCACCGACTTTGTGTCGGCGGATGCCTTGCCCGACGAGTTACAGGATCCGCGCCTGGTGGGCAAGGCGTTCTCCGTTGAGCTGCGTGAGCAGCGCATGAACTCGGATTTGATTGAGCTGGGTGACAACCAGGCGTCGGTGATCCGCGTGCTGGACTACCGCCCGGCCGCGGTGCGCGACTTTGATGAGGTCAAGGCCGAGGCTCGGGCACTGGCGCTGAAAGACAAGGCCGCCGAGCTGGCGCAACAGGCTGCTGCCGAGCTGGAGCAAGTGTGGGCCGAGGGCGGGATTGACGGCTGGCTGGCCGAGCGCGAGCTGACCGTGACTGAGCTGGCCGACGTGACCCGGGAAAGCGCCCAGGATCCGGCCCTGCTCAACGCCCTGTTCGCCATGCCGGCGCCCGCTGAGCAGCCGAGCCTGCGGACTGTAACCCTGATGGGCGGCGATCTGGCGGTGCTGCGCCTGAACGCGGTGACCACGCCCGACAGCCCGTCCGACCAGCTGGCGCTGGTACGCCAGGGCCAGGGCCGGGTTCAGGGCCAGCGGGACTATCAGAGCCTGATCGCGGCCCTCAAGGCGGCGGCGGAGATCGAATACCGCCAGCTTGAGAGCGAAGACGACAGCTTCTTCTGA